GCTACAATGTAAGCGATCCACACCGTTTTACTGATAAATCGCCCGACAAGTTCTCTAAAAAGGATCGTTCCCCATGATAGTGGTTTTTCTTGATTTAGTGAAACCACCCGGATGCCGAATATCATTTTACCAAGCGTCTGATTTAGAAATTTCGTCATCAGCACGAAGTATAGAAAGAAAATAAGCAATTCCAGAAGCGGTTTAGGAGAGAACATCGAACTTCCTCCATCAGTTCCCGAAAAGATAAATATGGGTTTGATCAATATAACATTGATCCCTGCGATAACAGCAAGGTCAACAAGATAAGCCCAAAAACGAATCCAAAACCCTCCATAAACCGGTTCTGAGCGAACGGGTTCCGATGTAAGGACAGAGGGCCGTTCCACTGTATCGTCAAATGTCGTGTCCATTAAACGCCCTCCTTTATTTTGAATACATGTACATCAAACGGCTATTAGCCGGTTTAGAAAATAGTTCGAATAAGCCAAACATCTGATACTCATCACTGAATACCTTTTTAGCTCCCAAGGAAAGCAGAGAATCAAAGCCTGAGCTTTGTTTATATTCAAAAACTTCAGGATTCTCGATTTTTAGATCCTTTTCCATTGCAGCTACAGTGTCATCAATGTATCCTAGTTCATCAACAAGCTTTTTTTCTTTCGCCTGGCGTCCGTCATAGATGCGTCCGTCCGCGATTTTTTTTACATCTTCACGAGTCATTTTCCGGCCTTCAGAAATAACATCCACAAATCCTTCGTAGGCGTTGTTTACCATACCTTGAAGGATATTGCGCTCTTCTTTTGTCATATCACGCGATGGAGACATAATGTCCTTATATGGACCGCTTTTAATCGTTTCGAACTTCACGCCATATTGCTTCGCGAGCTCACCATAGTTTACACCTTCCATAATGACTCCAAGTGACCCGGTAAGCGTATCAGGAGCAGCGAAAACTTTATCTGCTGCCGTTGAAATATAGTAGCCTCCTGAAGCAGCCGTTGTTCCCATGGACACATATAGCGGTTTTTTCGTTTTCTTTTTTAATTCCATTAAATGCTTATGTATTTCTGCACTCTCAACTACTCCGCCGCCAGGAGAATTCACTTTCAGTATAACTCCCTGAACGGAATCATCCTTTTGAACCTCTTCAATTTTTTTCAGAAACTCCTGATGATTGTATCCAGAGCTTTGAAAATAAGAAGCCGACTCTCCCGTATCCTGAATAACCCCATCTACTTCCAGGACAGCAATTCTATTTTCTGCAGAACCCTCCTGAATGATTTCTTCATCGAATTCTGAATCATTCATTGCAAACATTTCATTTGCAGCGCTTTGGAACGTCGTAACCGTATTGAAGATTGCTGAAACGATCACTAATACAAGGGCGATGCCTAACGCAGCCCACCTTTTTCCATTCATTCCATATCCTCCTTCAGTTTCATTTACTTTCATTTCTATCGTCAAAAATGTTCCCTGGTATCAGTAAAAAAGAACATGACTTAAGGGATAAATGGTAAAATAAACAACATAACACATTGTATCATAATTTTACTCTTCAAGGATAACATTTCCATTTCAAAGGAGGATGTACCATGACCAATCGCCGCAATGTATTTTTTTATTATCGGAACTCGGATGATATAGGTGCCAAAGTAGAATCATTGACGAAGCTTGCTGAAAAATACGGGTTTACGGTTGTATCTCATTCAAAGGATGCAAACATTATTGCAAGCATCGGAGGAGACGGTACATTCCTGCAGGCTGTCAGGAAAACAAATTTTAGAGATGACTGCCTGTATGTAGGAATCAGCACAAAAGGGTCCGCCAGCGTTTATTGCGATTTTGTACTGGATGATACAGAAAAAATTATTGAAGCGATTACGACGGAGCAGGTTGAAGTCCGGAAATACCCTGTTATCGATGTAAAAATTGATGAATCCGCTTCTTTTAAATGCTTAAATGAATGCACCATCCGATCAGGGATTATTAAAACATTTGTCATCGACGTGCATATTGATGAAATTCACTTTGAAACGTTCCGCGGAGATGGAATGATCATTTCTACACCAACGGGAAGTACAGCTTACAGCAAATCTGTGAACGGGGCTGTCATTGATCCGCTTCTGCCTTGTTTCCAAGTAAGCGAGCTTGCTTCTCTAAACAATAACCGATATCGAACATTAGGTTCTTCTTTTGTATTAAGCGGCAGCAGAAGATTAAGATTAGAGGTAGCTCAAGATGGAAATGACTATCCGGTAATCGGGATGGATAATGAAGCACTGAGCATCCGCAGCGTGCAGCAGATTGAAGTGACATTAAGCCCTTCTATCATTAAAACGGTAAAATTGAAGGACAACTCCTTCTGGGAAAAAGTGAAACGCAGCTTTTTGTAAGCAATAGCAAGGCCGTCCCCTGATTGGGGGCGGCCTTTGTTCTTGATTCAGAGCCAGTTAAGAGAACATATCTGAGCAGATCCTGGATTCAGAAATCTGCCTTTTCATAAACAACCTTTCCTTCTGCGACTGTCATTGCCACCTTCGTTTTGAGGAGCTCATCCGGATCTTCCATTGTAAAGGGATTGCAATCGAGAATGGTAAAATCTGCGTCAAACCCGGGCTGAATTTTTCCTCTTTCGTGTTCCTTATGGATTGCCGCTGCACTGCCTATTGTATAAAGCTTAATTGCTTCATACGTGGAAAGTGCTTCTTTCATGAAGTATCCCGGCTCCTCTGGTGTATGGATGCTTTTCCTTGTTACAGCTGCATGAATCCCTAAGAGCGGATCAATCGGTTCAATCGGTGCGTCTGATCCCCCGGCACATGGGATTCCACGGTCTATAAGAGTTTTCCAGGCGAAGGATGTTTTTACCCTTTCTTCTCCAAGCCTCTCGATAATCCAAGGGAAATCACTGGCTGTAAATCTTGGCTGGATATCAAGGATGATCGGCATATTCTGCAGCCGTTCGATGAGATCAGGCCGGAGAATTTGTGCATGAATGAAACGGTCTCTCTTTCCAATGGCGGGAGGATGCAATTCGACTGCATTCAGAGCCATCTCAAATGCTTGATCTCCAATTACATGGATGGCAATTTCCCTATTATAGGATCTTGCTTTTACTATTAGTTCATTCAATTCTTTTTGAGTATGGACGGCAACTCCCTTTACATGGGGATCATCCGAATACGGCTCGCTTAATAGCGCTGTCCTGCCGCCAAGTGCTCCATCTGCAAAGATTTTCATAGCCCCATATTCAATAAATCTTTGATCCTCTATGCGGTTCTGCTCAAACTCGTCTATTACAAGGTGATGGATAAGCAGGTGTGCCTTAAACGGCATGTCTTCGGACAGCACTTCATTATAGGCATCAATCGGAAGCTGCATGGCTCCGTAATAGGACAAGTCCTCGGAATGCCCCCCGGTTAAACCATACGTGAAGCAGTCCTGAACAGCTTTGCTGAGCGCCTTTTTCAGGTATTCCTTTGAAACAGGAGGAATCGTTTCAAACAATACGATATCCTGGGCTCTGTCCATCAAAAATCCAGAAAGTGAACCGTCCTCCCTGCGGCCAATAATTCCGCCTGCCGGATCCGCCGTTTCTTCCTCAATTCCTGCAAGCCTTAGTGCAGCTGAATTTGCTAAAATAGCGTGCCGGCATATCCTTTTTAAGACAATTGGATGCTCTGCGGACATTTCATCAAGAACCGCCCGGTCAAACATCCATCCTTCGCCCAGCTGATTTTCATTCCACCCTTCACCGATCACCCATTCTCCCGGCGCAGTTTCTGCAATTTTCCCTGCAAGTGCTGCTTTAATGGCTTCGTGGCTTTCCATATCAGAAAAATCAAGCCTCATCAATTTCTCACCATGACCTATTAAATGGAGGTGACTGTCCACAAAGCCAGGAAACACGGTTTTTCCTTTTAGATATATTTCTTCATCAATGGTATCCCCATATGCAGCTCTAATTGCTTTCTCATCGCCTGCTGCCTCAATTTTATTTCCTGCTGTATAGATGGCCTCTACCTGTTTGTTTTCGCCTTCCATTGTATAGATCGTGCCGCCGTGCCATAACGTTCCCATGATTATCCTCTCTTTCTATGTATTTCATTGAAATATGGAAATTCTAGCATACCGCCGCCATAAAGAAAACCAGGCGTCTGCCCGGCTCCTTTATTTTACCTATAAAATTTAAACACTTTCTCTCATTTCCTCTTTTTGACGGAGCTCGACTCTCCGGATTTTTCCGGAAGCGGTTTTTGGCAGGTCTGTTACAAATTCTATTTTACGAGGATACTTATAAGGCGCTGTCAATTTCTTAACGTGCTCCTGCAGAACCTTCACAAGACCAGGATCTTCGGCATCTGCACCGTCACCGAGCACTACATATGCCTTTACCACACTACCTCTAATTTCATCCGGACTCGCAACAACAGCACACTCTCTTACAAACGGATGTTTTATAAGCGCATCCTCCACTTCAAAGGGTCCTATCGTATAGCCCGAGCTGATGATAATATCATCAGAACGTCCTTCGAACCAGAAATAACCGTCCGCATCCATTCTTGCCCTGTCGCCTGTCAAGTAATAATCCCCTCTGAATTGCATAGCAGTCCTCTCCGCATCTTTGTAATATTCCTTAAAAAGGGCTGGAGTGGAGCGATGTACCGCAATGTCTCCTACTTCATTTTCCTTGCAAACCTCACCGTTGCCGTTTATGATTGCTACCGTATTGCCGGGCGTAGGTTTTCCCATTGATCCCGCTTTAATTTCCATTCCCTTCATTACCCCGACCAGCAGCGTATTCTCGGTTTGTCCGTATCCATCGCGCACTTCAATTCCAAAGTGCTTCCTGAAAATGTCTATAACTTCCCTGTTCAAAGGCTCTCCTGCGGAAACCGCGCTGTGCAGGCTGGAAAGGTTGAAACGGGATAAATCCTGTTCTTTTGCCATCAGTCTATATTCTGTGGGAGTACAGCATAAAACATTAATTTGCTGATCCTGAAGCAGCTGCAGATAGTGAGACGCTTCAAACTTACCATGGTAGATAAAGCCGGTTGCCCCCATTCCAAGTACGGATAAAAACGGACTCCAAATCCATTTTTGCCAGCCCGGTCCAGCTGTAGCCCAAACCTTGTCCTCTTTACGAATGGAGAGCCAGTTGGCAGCAGCCGTCCGAAGATGTGCATACGCCCAACCATGTGTATGGATAACGCCTTTAGGATTGCCGGTCGTACCGGATGTATAAGAAAGAAAGGCAGTGCTGTCATTTTTGGTGTCTGCAAATTCTAATTCACCAGATTGCCTGCTCATCTCTTCCGTCAGCGAGCGCCAGCCAGGCTGAGGCTTTCCTATCACCCATTTAAGTAAATCTTGTGCTTCCTCTACTTCATTGGTTTGTTCTGTGAATTGCTCATAGCAGATGATCCCTTTTACTTCACCATGGGTAATTCTGTAGCGGAGATCCTTAGGTCTTAGCAATTCAGAACTCGGAATGACAACTATTCCGGCTTTTAAAGCACCCATATAAACGGCATAGGCTTCCACAATACGCGGTGTCATGATTAGGAGCTTGTCCCCCTGGCGCAAACCCGCTTCTATTAAAGCGCTTCCAATTTTGTTTGCTTCCGTTATTAATTCGCCATATGTAAGTTCTTTGCGCTGAATCCCGTCTTCCCAAATAAGTGCCGTTTTCCCGGCATCTGCAATTTTCTCTATTTCGCTAACCAAATTGTAATAATCAGGTGCAAGTAAGCTCTCCCGTTTCATATCCTGACTCCCCCTTTGCATTCTTCTTTTTAATTATACAAAATTTTTATAAATTTTTGAATAATAACAATTTAATTAGCGCTAAAGGGGATGCTGTTCTTTAGGGGCTGAATACATTTCAGAATTCAAAAAAAATAGAGCAGGGTTGCCCCTGCTCCTGTAGCCATGTTTTATTTATTATTTTTTGTAACCGCCGCCCAAGTTTGATTGTGCGTAAGAAACGAGACGCTTAGTGATCTCTCCACCTACAGATCCGTTAGCGCGTGCAGTAGTTTCTGCTCCAAGGTTTACACCGAATTCAGAAGCGATTTCGTATTTCATTTGGTCGATCGCTTGTTGTGCGCCTGGAACTACTAGTTGGTTTTGTCTGCTTTGTGCCATGTGTTCTCACCTCCTTGTGAATATAGAGTGTGTAATAACACATGTCTTCATTCTTCAAATCTTTCTGGTAATTGTTACTAACAATTTCCCTGATTTAAAGGTTCAGAGCAGACTGTCCAAACTTTTGTCAGCGGCATCCTTTTTATCCGTAAAATCAATGGTTACGGTGTGATCGACCGCTTCCTGTGTCAAGCTGTCAAAGTCTACAAAACTTTCGTATCGGTTGGCTTTATCAAGCTTCGGTCTAGTTTTTGGCGCTGCCGGAGTAAATATTGTACAGCAATCTTCATATGGACGAATGGAAATATCGTGTGTCCCGATCTCTTTAGCAATCTTGATAATTTCCGGTTTATCAAATGAAACGAGCGGTCTGATGACCGGTGTCGCTGTTACATCATTAATAGCAAACAGACTTTCAAGCGTTTGGCTTGCCACTTGTCCTAAGCTCTCACCTGTAACAATTGCAAGCCCTCCATTTTTAATCCGGAGCTGATCCGTAATTCGCAGCATCATTCTTCTTGTAGAAGTCATCGTATAGTTTTCAGGCACCTGCTGTTGAATCTGTTCCTGAATCGCTGTGAAAGGAACGATATGAAGCTTCATTTTCCCTCCATAATTGGAAAGCTGTTCGACGAGGTCAATGACTTTTTGTTTCGCTCTTTCACTTGTATAAGGGGGACTGAAAAAATGGACAGCCTCCAATTCAACCCCTTTTTTCATCGTCATATAAGCAGCAACAGGGCTATCCAATCCTCCTGAAAGCATAAGCATCGCTTTCCCGCTGATTCCCGCAGGCAGGCCTCCCGGACCGAACGTATCCTGAAACATAATGTATGTTCCTTCTGTACGAACTTCTACTTTAATCTCATGATCGGGCTTCCGTACATTTACGGTGAGCTCTTCAGTATTTGAAAGAATATGTCCTCCAAGAATGCCGTTCATCTCGTCAGATGGCACAGCAAAGGTCTTATCCGCTCTCCTTGCACTGATCTTAAAGGTGTCACCGGGCTGGTATACAGAATTGATAGCTTCCAAAGCTGTCTTTTTAATTTCTTCAACATCACTCTCGCACTTCGCTGCAAGGCTAAAAGAATGAATACCAAAAATACCTGTCAGTCTTTTCGAAATTTCCTGATGAGGCTCCCCGTTTAGCTGAATGTAGATCCGGTCCCGGTTTGACTGAAATCGGATAGCAGGAAAGTCTTTTAATACTTCTTTTATATTTCTTCTAAGTCTTTCAACAAATTTGCTGCGGTTTTTCCCTTTAGTGGAAATCTCCCCGAACCGTACGAGTATATGTTCAAATCGCATCATTCTACCTCTTCATTTTCATAATATGCTTAATGGCCTGCTCGAGAGCTGTAAACATGGTTTCCAGCTGTGAACGGTCTGTATGGATATCCAGGCTGATTCTAATTCCGCTTTCAGCTTCTTCTTTGCTTTTGCCCATCGCCAGAAGGGTTTTGCTCGGTAAACTCTTTTTAGAAGAACATGCAGATGTGGTCGATACATAAATCCCGCTCTCCTCCAGCCTATGAACGAGAACTTCGGATTTAATCCCTGGAACAGAGAAGTGAATGATGTGCGGAGCTGAATGACCTTTAGTGGTATTCAGTACAACACCTTCCATTGTGCTCAGCCTTTTCATAACCTGCATTTTCGTTTCTTCAAGAGCCTTTCCCAACCGAGCATAGTCCTCCTTAGCCATTCGAAGCGCTTTTGCTGCGGCCGCAATTCCGGGTACGTTTTCCGTACCGGACCGATAGTGATTTTCCTGTTCGCCTCCCGAAAGAAGCGGTGTTAGACGGATGCCTTTTCTTACATATAATATTCCAGTACCTTTAAGACCATGGAACTTATGGGCTGAAAGGGAACATAAATCAATACCTGCCCCTTTCAGATCCAGAGGAATCTTTGCCGCTCCCTGAACATGGTCCGTATGGAATGAAATGTTAGGATACTCTTCAAGTAACGCTCCAATTTCTTCAATTGGCTGGATGGTTCCTACTTCGTTATTAACGTGCATGACAGATACTAAAATCGTATCTTCCCTTATTTCGTTTTCTAATTGCGAGGGGCTGACTCTTCCTTCTTCATTAACGGCAAGGATTGTCAAATCAAAGCCGAAATCCTTTTCCAGCTGCAAACAGGCTTCCATTACAGATGGATGCTCAACAGCAGATACAATAATATGCTTGCCTCTATGCATTTTCATAAAAGCCGTACCTTTAATGGCGAGATTATTGGCTTCCGTTCCTCCTGAGGTAAACACGATTTCATCTTCTTCAGCGCCAAGGAGATTCGCTGTCTGCTTTCGTGCCTGCCTCATAAGATTTTCAGCCATGCTCCCCATTTTATGAAGAGATGAAGGGTTGCCGAAAAAATCATTGGTGACTTGTATATAGGATGCCAGAACCTCTGGATATGGTTTTGTTGTGGCACTGTTGTCTAAATATAGCATTTTCATTCCTCCATGGATAAATGCACACATCGTAATATGTTATCATATAGGGCGGAATATTGAAATGGAGAAATCTATTCGTTGACGAGTTAAATTTTTTGAATATAATTAAAATTAAAACAGTTGAACAATTCGACATTTTTCATAAAGCTGTGGTAATATCTTACCGGTATGTATTGTCAGAGTCAGGAGGCTTATCATGAAACAAGGTTTATCAACTAAAGAAACGTTTGTCGTTGGACTAATGCTGTTTGCCTTATTTTTCGGAGGCGGAAACATGATTTTCCCCCCGTCGCTAGGACAAGCAGCAGGCACAAACGTATGGATTGCCATAGCCGGATTCCTTATAACAGGTGTGGGGCTGCCATTGCTTGGAGTGATTGCGATTGGTTTAACAGGCTCTGATGTCCAAACATTAGGGAGCCGGATTCATCCCGTTTTCGGAATCGTCTTTACCATTGTTCTCTATTTAGCAATTGGTCCGCTATTCGGCATTCCTAGAACAGGAACCGTCGCCTATGAAATAGGCGTTACACCATTTCTTCCAGAGGGAATGGCTAAAAACGGAATGTCCTTATTCATTTACACCCTGCTATTTTTCGGTGTAACGTACTGGCTTTCACTAAATCCAAGCAAGCTTGTAGACAGAATTGGAAAGCTCTTAACCCCTGCTTTACTGGCAATTCTCACATTGCTTGCCATTAAAACATTTGCTACGCCGATGGGAGCTGCAAAAGCCCCGCAGCCTGCTTATCAGGATAGTCCATTTTTCAAAGGATTTTTAGAGGGTTACTTAACGATGGACACACTTGCCGCACTTGTATTCGGGATCGTTGTCATTAACGCTGTTCGGGACAAGGGAATAACGAACAGCAAATCCATTACAAAGGTTTGCATACAGTCAGGCCTCATTGCAGCTGCCGGATTGGCACTGGTTTATCTTTCTCTTGCCTACATGGGAGCAACAAGCGTCGACGCCGTCGGGCTTCAAAGCAATGGAGGACTCATATTATCCAAATCAGCCAATGTCCTCTTTGGTTCATTAGGAAACATTGTCCTCACACTTGCGATTACATTTGCATGTCTAACAACCAGCGTTGGACTTGTATCAGCTTGCGGGCAATATTTTTCGAAAATTCTACCAAAGGTTTCGTACAGTGTTATTATTCTCATACTGACCATTTTCTCTACAGTTATAGCGAACTTTGGCCTAACACAGCTCATTGCATTTTCGGTACCTCTTCTGACAGCGATTTATCCGCTTGCCATCGTTCTGATTTTGCTGTCACTCATTGACAAGATCTTTAACAGGGCTCCGGAAGTATACGCTGTTAGCCTGTTCTTAACAGGAATCATCAGTATCGCCGACGGTTTAAAAGCAGCAAAAATACAATTGGGTTCTCTCTATGAGCTTTTCGATGCCTTTGTTCCATTATTCTCACTAGGCATCGGATGGGTTGTACCCGCTATAACCGGTGCCCTTATCGGATATGTAATTGCTCTTATCCGCAGGCCAAATCTTAAAACAAAAGAGAGTCATTAAAAAAGGACAGATCCAATGGATCTGTCCTTTTTTCCGTCTCTATTTGTTTTTCAATTCTTCTAAATCTTCTTCAACAAGCGTTCCAATTTTTTCAAAGGAACCCGGTTCTACATGTTCAATAGCCGTTGCCGCCTTCTTTAATGAGCTTTCATATTCATAATGCCGGAAGAGATTCTCTGCTTCATGCAGATCTTTTGAAAGCCTTTCATTCCGGCTTCTGAACCGGTTCCCATACTGGATAATCCTTTCAACATAATATACTTGTTCAATCATATCTTCTGTTTGCTGATGCACTTTAGCAGAAGCAGAGACGGCATCTTCAAGCAGGATATTGACCGCTACCATATCCAGCGGAATTTCATCCAGCTTCTCAGATACATAAGCGATTGTTCTCTGAGCCTCTTTTAACAGGTCGGAGTAAGCAGCTGGCAAACCAGGCACATTGCTCTTGCTGATCAATCTTGCAGATTCATTAAGCAAACGCCTTGCCTCTGTTAACTGCTCGCGTGCCAGCAGCTCTTCTTTTCGAAGGGCATGAAGCATCTCCCGGTACTCGTTATGGTCTTTGCGAACTTCAGATGTTTGTTTTTCAAGCTCCAGCAGTTCTTCTTTCAGAAGGGAATAAGCAATTTTTTCACTCGCCATTTTATCCTGAATGTGATGGAAGCGCTTTTGAAGCGCCGCTACTTGTTTATCAATGCTGCGCAGTCTGGATGTTTCCTCTTCGCTTAGATGATAGCTTTTCTTTACCGTGTCCGTTTCTTCCTTTGAAATAAGCTTAGCAGCTGTTAATTCATGAAGTGCTCCCTCTGTCTTCACTGTTTCAGATAACACAAAGTGGTGGGCGTGCACTTCCTTTTCAAGAAGATCATACATCGTCTCAATCGATTCATGGATCTCTTGGAGACTTTCGCTGATTCCGTCCAATTCAAGTTCGCAAATCTTTTCCTGGAAAATGATGAGCGTCCCGGATATCCGCTCCGCTTCACTTTGAATTTGAATATGTTCAAGAAAATATCCCTGTTCTGCCATTTCCTTGTATCCATCCGAAATTTCAGCCAGCTGGTTCGGTATTGCACTCTGACAGTCTGCAAGCATGGCAGGGATGAGCTCTATTTTGGCGCATAGCTCATCCAAAATAACATTCTGTTTTGTAAGGATTTCTCTAGCAGCCAAATAATTGCCTGCGTCTGTCTCTGCTTCAAACCGCTTTAGTTCTTCATACACTTCATAAAGCGCTGTCTCGAGCTTTGCATGCGCTCTTCCAAACGTATGACTGTGGGCAAGCAGAGTCTTTTTCGCTTTTTTAAATTTCTCTTTTACATCTTCAATTTCAATGCTGTTTCTCTCTTCGCTCGTTACAAGCTCATAGATTTCTTCGATGATCTGTTCAATGTTCTGATCGGCTGCCTCAAGCATCCTCTCAATATGGGCGAGTACCTCTTTTGATTTCTTGAATCGGTACTTGTCCGCATGGTCTTCTGCATCGAATAGCAGTTCTTCTACTTCTGGAAGCTGGGACGTAATGATTTCATCCCATTCCTGTCTCCATTTTTCAAATAACTCTTCCGCTTGTCCAGTCATTTTTAGTTCTTTTACTCTGGACATCTCGTCTGCGAGCGACCGGTTCATAATTTCAATTTTTCTCGCTTCAAGCCGGTCGACTTCCCGGTATATATTTTTCCTGATAAAATAACCGACTGCGAAAAAGATAACGAGTGCAGCCAGTAAACCAATAACGACTTCCATAATGGGCCCCCTTGCTGTATATAAGAAAAGCACAAGCTCTGATAGCCCCATGAGCTGCTTGCGGCTTACGTCTGCTCAAGCGTTCAAAACGGCACGCCGGAAAAAGAATCATGAGACGGCTGGTCCGCTGCTTTATCAGTTTCAAGAATTGTTTATAATAATGCTGTGTCAGTACACAGACTTTTCTCATTGAAAAAAAAACGGTTTGCCGCTGTCATGTTAGAATCTACTGACTCGTTCCATACCCTTCATTTGTCACATGCACATTCTATGTATAACACTTGCAAAAGTTATGTTATTTCAATGTTTTTATGATACCATGTTAACGATATTTTTTGACCAGTTTTTTTAATTTTTTACATGCTATTATCCTGCTTTATACCAAGGGGGAAAAGAATTTGATAAAAATAGACGGTCATGTCCATACTCCTTTTTGCCCTCACGGCTCCCCGGACAGTCTTAAAAGCTATGCCGAAAGAGCTATTGAGCTTGGGTTTAAAGAGATTTCATTCACTGAACACGCTCCGCTTCCTGAAGGATTTTCCGATCCTGTACCTGAGAAGGACAGCGCTTTGCCAATGGAACAGCTTGAACTCTACATCCATTCCATTCTGGAA
The Metabacillus sp. FJAT-52054 genome window above contains:
- the sppA gene encoding signal peptide peptidase SppA; protein product: MNGKRWAALGIALVLVIVSAIFNTVTTFQSAANEMFAMNDSEFDEEIIQEGSAENRIAVLEVDGVIQDTGESASYFQSSGYNHQEFLKKIEEVQKDDSVQGVILKVNSPGGGVVESAEIHKHLMELKKKTKKPLYVSMGTTAASGGYYISTAADKVFAAPDTLTGSLGVIMEGVNYGELAKQYGVKFETIKSGPYKDIMSPSRDMTKEERNILQGMVNNAYEGFVDVISEGRKMTREDVKKIADGRIYDGRQAKEKKLVDELGYIDDTVAAMEKDLKIENPEVFEYKQSSGFDSLLSLGAKKVFSDEYQMFGLFELFSKPANSRLMYMYSK
- a CDS encoding amidohydrolase; translation: MGTLWHGGTIYTMEGENKQVEAIYTAGNKIEAAGDEKAIRAAYGDTIDEEIYLKGKTVFPGFVDSHLHLIGHGEKLMRLDFSDMESHEAIKAALAGKIAETAPGEWVIGEGWNENQLGEGWMFDRAVLDEMSAEHPIVLKRICRHAILANSAALRLAGIEEETADPAGGIIGRREDGSLSGFLMDRAQDIVLFETIPPVSKEYLKKALSKAVQDCFTYGLTGGHSEDLSYYGAMQLPIDAYNEVLSEDMPFKAHLLIHHLVIDEFEQNRIEDQRFIEYGAMKIFADGALGGRTALLSEPYSDDPHVKGVAVHTQKELNELIVKARSYNREIAIHVIGDQAFEMALNAVELHPPAIGKRDRFIHAQILRPDLIERLQNMPIILDIQPRFTASDFPWIIERLGEERVKTSFAWKTLIDRGIPCAGGSDAPIEPIDPLLGIHAAVTRKSIHTPEEPGYFMKEALSTYEAIKLYTIGSAAAIHKEHERGKIQPGFDADFTILDCNPFTMEDPDELLKTKVAMTVAEGKVVYEKADF
- a CDS encoding NAD kinase; translation: MTNRRNVFFYYRNSDDIGAKVESLTKLAEKYGFTVVSHSKDANIIASIGGDGTFLQAVRKTNFRDDCLYVGISTKGSASVYCDFVLDDTEKIIEAITTEQVEVRKYPVIDVKIDESASFKCLNECTIRSGIIKTFVIDVHIDEIHFETFRGDGMIISTPTGSTAYSKSVNGAVIDPLLPCFQVSELASLNNNRYRTLGSSFVLSGSRRLRLEVAQDGNDYPVIGMDNEALSIRSVQQIEVTLSPSIIKTVKLKDNSFWEKVKRSFL
- the thiI gene encoding tRNA uracil 4-sulfurtransferase ThiI; protein product: MRFEHILVRFGEISTKGKNRSKFVERLRRNIKEVLKDFPAIRFQSNRDRIYIQLNGEPHQEISKRLTGIFGIHSFSLAAKCESDVEEIKKTALEAINSVYQPGDTFKISARRADKTFAVPSDEMNGILGGHILSNTEELTVNVRKPDHEIKVEVRTEGTYIMFQDTFGPGGLPAGISGKAMLMLSGGLDSPVAAYMTMKKGVELEAVHFFSPPYTSERAKQKVIDLVEQLSNYGGKMKLHIVPFTAIQEQIQQQVPENYTMTSTRRMMLRITDQLRIKNGGLAIVTGESLGQVASQTLESLFAINDVTATPVIRPLVSFDKPEIIKIAKEIGTHDISIRPYEDCCTIFTPAAPKTRPKLDKANRYESFVDFDSLTQEAVDHTVTIDFTDKKDAADKSLDSLL
- a CDS encoding RDD family protein, which gives rise to MDTTFDDTVERPSVLTSEPVRSEPVYGGFWIRFWAYLVDLAVIAGINVILIKPIFIFSGTDGGSSMFSPKPLLELLIFFLYFVLMTKFLNQTLGKMIFGIRVVSLNQEKPLSWGTILFRELVGRFISKTVWIAYIVAGFTPKKQALHDLFADTAVVHENMYRN
- a CDS encoding cysteine desulfurase family protein, giving the protein MLYLDNSATTKPYPEVLASYIQVTNDFFGNPSSLHKMGSMAENLMRQARKQTANLLGAEEDEIVFTSGGTEANNLAIKGTAFMKMHRGKHIIVSAVEHPSVMEACLQLEKDFGFDLTILAVNEEGRVSPSQLENEIREDTILVSVMHVNNEVGTIQPIEEIGALLEEYPNISFHTDHVQGAAKIPLDLKGAGIDLCSLSAHKFHGLKGTGILYVRKGIRLTPLLSGGEQENHYRSGTENVPGIAAAAKALRMAKEDYARLGKALEETKMQVMKRLSTMEGVVLNTTKGHSAPHIIHFSVPGIKSEVLVHRLEESGIYVSTTSACSSKKSLPSKTLLAMGKSKEEAESGIRISLDIHTDRSQLETMFTALEQAIKHIMKMKR
- a CDS encoding acyl--CoA ligase, producing the protein MKRESLLAPDYYNLVSEIEKIADAGKTALIWEDGIQRKELTYGELITEANKIGSALIEAGLRQGDKLLIMTPRIVEAYAVYMGALKAGIVVIPSSELLRPKDLRYRITHGEVKGIICYEQFTEQTNEVEEAQDLLKWVIGKPQPGWRSLTEEMSRQSGELEFADTKNDSTAFLSYTSGTTGNPKGVIHTHGWAYAHLRTAAANWLSIRKEDKVWATAGPGWQKWIWSPFLSVLGMGATGFIYHGKFEASHYLQLLQDQQINVLCCTPTEYRLMAKEQDLSRFNLSSLHSAVSAGEPLNREVIDIFRKHFGIEVRDGYGQTENTLLVGVMKGMEIKAGSMGKPTPGNTVAIINGNGEVCKENEVGDIAVHRSTPALFKEYYKDAERTAMQFRGDYYLTGDRARMDADGYFWFEGRSDDIIISSGYTIGPFEVEDALIKHPFVRECAVVASPDEIRGSVVKAYVVLGDGADAEDPGLVKVLQEHVKKLTAPYKYPRKIEFVTDLPKTASGKIRRVELRQKEEMRESV
- a CDS encoding alpha/beta-type small acid-soluble spore protein, which produces MAQSRQNQLVVPGAQQAIDQMKYEIASEFGVNLGAETTARANGSVGGEITKRLVSYAQSNLGGGYKK